The following are encoded in a window of Telmatobacter sp. DSM 110680 genomic DNA:
- a CDS encoding efflux RND transporter periplasmic adaptor subunit, translating to MASRKSKKIWIWIGSLVLLVIVVIGVGAARLVRTTNIDPNRIAKVQRGDVLRSVVATGKIQPITKVEVKSKASGIVTKLYVDINNKVHKGQLLAQLDQQEIVAQVEAQRAQLAAAQANVATYEANIEQDKVNAAAPDLPMYKATLDRNQQLSKEGIVSHQALDDANKDYLAALTRRDSSKAQIGVDTAKLKQAKAQVAQSQASLKQLEEQLNYTTIVAPMDGTILSRDVEMGDAVSSILVLGSTATLVMTEGDVNQVYVQGKVDESDIAHVYMGQPARIKVESFRDRVFNGKVTKIAPLGVEKDNVTTFEVRVSIDNPGGELKANMTANAEIMLDEHKQVLIVPENAVSYDAQKNAFVQVPDKNQKDGTRKIAVAVGLSNGSQTEIVKGLKEGDQVVLQQ from the coding sequence ATGGCTTCACGCAAAAGCAAAAAAATCTGGATCTGGATCGGCTCACTCGTATTGCTGGTTATTGTCGTGATCGGCGTTGGCGCAGCACGCCTGGTCCGGACCACCAATATCGATCCGAACCGCATCGCCAAAGTGCAGCGCGGAGATGTGCTGCGTTCGGTAGTCGCAACAGGAAAAATTCAACCCATCACCAAGGTTGAAGTCAAAAGCAAGGCCTCAGGCATCGTGACCAAGCTGTATGTGGACATCAATAACAAGGTTCACAAGGGACAGCTCCTGGCACAACTCGATCAGCAGGAGATCGTCGCACAGGTCGAGGCACAGCGTGCACAGCTTGCCGCGGCACAGGCGAACGTCGCCACCTACGAAGCGAATATCGAGCAGGACAAAGTGAATGCGGCCGCGCCAGATCTGCCAATGTACAAGGCAACCCTCGATCGCAATCAGCAACTGTCGAAGGAAGGCATCGTAAGCCACCAGGCGCTGGACGATGCGAACAAGGACTACCTTGCCGCACTTACGCGCCGCGATTCCTCAAAAGCACAAATCGGCGTAGATACAGCGAAGCTGAAACAGGCAAAAGCACAGGTGGCGCAAAGTCAGGCGAGCCTGAAACAGCTTGAAGAGCAGCTCAACTACACAACCATCGTGGCGCCGATGGATGGAACGATTCTTTCGCGCGATGTAGAGATGGGTGATGCGGTCAGCTCCATTCTCGTGCTGGGCTCAACCGCCACGCTCGTGATGACGGAAGGCGACGTGAACCAGGTCTACGTGCAGGGCAAAGTCGATGAATCCGATATCGCGCACGTGTATATGGGACAGCCGGCACGGATCAAAGTGGAGAGTTTCCGCGATCGAGTCTTCAACGGCAAAGTGACCAAGATTGCTCCTCTGGGCGTGGAGAAGGACAACGTAACCACGTTCGAAGTGCGCGTCAGCATCGACAATCCCGGCGGCGAACTAAAGGCCAACATGACTGCCAATGCCGAGATCATGCTCGACGAACACAAGCAAGTACTGATCGTCCCTGAAAATGCCGTCAGCTATGACGCGCAGAAGAATGCGTTCGTACAGGTTCCCGACAAAAATCAAAAAGACGGTACGCGCAAAATAGCCGTCGCCGTAGGCCTCTCGAACGGCTCGCAGACCGAGATCGTCAAAGGATTGAAAGAGGGCGACCAGGTCGTTCTGCAGCAGTAG